The window TTGGTAGCTAGGGAATGTGAAGGAAACCACACTAGGTGGGGTAGCAAGGAAGGTGAAGAGAAGGTTATGTGAAAGTGGAAACGAAGTGTTCCAGGGGTTCTCATATGATAGGTCAGCAAGAAGCTTCAAAACACAGCCATGGAATTGGAAAATGATAGAGGCTAGAGGCTAGAAGATTCAATTCCTAGAAAATGATATTTGATTCCTTTCTTAGCACCAAACCACGGTAAGCTAGAGGCTAGAAGTTTCAATTCCTAACGCGGTTGTACATGGGAATGTATGTACCATGCTAGAACTCCATGACAAGAGAATCAGGATATATCGTGGTAGATTCCCTGATCTTAGAGGGAGGTACCCAGGGAAATTAGATGGAAGAAGTGGAGGAGAATGGTCTTCTCCtctaatttgttttcttatGGAGAAGATCGGGTCCAAGACGTtttcatatattcattttttttcccttttggagggggggggatagggatgtaaattgattggattcggctcggatacggatcggatgtgatcggatctggATATTTCCTGGTctaatacggatacctctaaacggatttggatgcggattgaattcggatttttgaccatccgtttacatctatGTCTTGTGTAATCCGGACCTTCCTctccctagcggatacaattcactctcaatccatatctcttacatcatgattctcttttcgtcatattctagaacttgttgaatcttcaaaaaccctcaagattattatttacttaattttttattataaattaagtatttggatttttttctagACGGATATTTTcagagtatttggattttttttcagatatctctaaacgaatacagatGTCCCTAAGTAGATATAGATGTGGatcgaatttgaatttttggttatccatttacatccctagtgggGGATGTAGTGAGAGAAGAATTTAAAGAAAGAACTTTTCTCATCTATTGATCCACATAGCCTAGCCTTAATTGGGTACCTCTATCTAATGGTAGATCTGGTTGGATTGAAATTTTGAGGACATGTAGTTTAGTTCAAACGAAGTTGGTCATGTGGCAAAATGGATCATTGAAAAATCTAAGAATCATATACATGTGGGAGGGTATGACATTACATAGgtgtaaatgattgaatttaggtttaaaatttaaatatggTTTATTCATATAAGACAGAGTTTCCCTCAGGGGGggagggtgggaatgggtaACGAGAGGGTCTTTTGGAACATAACAAAACCCTAGGAAGGGTTTATGTACCTTAGGATGGTGgttgaaccgtcctctatgggtggaggaaaactctaTCATTATTCATATGTACCATCTCCTAGTTAGGTGTCAAACAGTCCGATATCATTTTGTCTTCCCACATGGTGAATAtgggtttaaaattttaatatggCAGGTTTTGTATATGACCGTCGTACATAATCAAGCACAGACCTTTGCCATTGGACAAGAACGGGTCAAAATGACCAGCCAACACCCCCATTTGATACATCGTAACTCGTCCCTCCTTTTATGATTGTTCATCAAAACCTCCCCTATTTGTCATTGGACAAGAAGGGGTCAAAATGACCAAATCACCCCCACCCCAATTTGACGAGCACAGATCATGTCCTTCTACAAGCACCATCCAAGGCACTTCAGGGccagtcacatggaatccattGGAGACCCACAGGAGGAGTGAATTCCATGTAAGTGGCCTTGTGAGGGCCTTGGACAATATtggtacaaggacatgatccggtCTCCCCATTTGACACATCGTAACCCATCCCTCTTTTAATTGTTGGTTGTTCATGAAAACCTCCCCAAACAATATTTTACTATAGGTTTGTGTTTTTTCACTGTATTTCTGTgttcttcataaaaaaaaataaaaaaaaaacccctgtATTTCTGTGCTTTATGCTGACACTTGACTCCTAGAATCAAATTAAACCTATCACAAAAATTTGGGCTGACCTCACCCACCCACCCTCCCACCAAGTGGTATTTGGAAAAATCAATTTTGGCTTAGTGGCCAAGCTCCAGGAGGGGAGGTTGAAATCTTCCGTCTTCCTTCCGGTAaccttcttgttttttttccctgagCTTACTCTGTGACCATGTTTTATTTGGGTCAAACTAGCAAGTTTCctctgtctctccctctctgtgtGTTGCTTCTATAATCTATTTAATCAACACAGTAGTCTCTAATGTCTAGGCGTCCAGCAGGCGATCAAGAAACAGACCATCTTTCTCATTATAGACCCTCTTCCGTATTTTACTCTAAATTTCTCTCATTCTTTTCCATTTGTTTCCCTCTTTCTTAGAATTTCCTTTTCGATTCTTCCTCTCTGTACCTCTTGCAACTAAAAATTTTGAGCTGGGTCATTTGcagtttcctattttgagagAGATCGAAGAGGAACATGATGCATGTGTTAACAGATTGGATTGAGAAGTTCTGGGAAGAATGGGAGCTCCGGGCAATGGTTCTTCTCAGCCTCATATTACAAGTCATTCTCATCTTGTTGGGCAAACGCAGAAAGTACGTTTCTGGTAATTGGTTGCAGATCATTCTTTGGCTGTGCTACATGTCTGCAGATTCGTTGGCTACCTTTGCTCTGAGTGTCCTATCTTGGACCCAAGGACAACATGGTGCCAACGAATCAATTGCAAAGGCTATATGGGCACCATTTCTTCTACTTCACCTAGGGTCTCCTGACACCATCACTGCCTACTCTTTAGAAGACAATGAATTGTGGTTGAGACACTTGCTTGGACTAGTCTTCCAAGTCAGTGTAGCATTTTATGTCTTCCTCAAGTCTTGGGTGGGCAGCCGTTTCTCTATCCTTACACTTCTCATGTTTGTCCCTGGAATCATCAAGTATGGCGAGAAAAATTGGGCTCTCAGGCGGGCAAGTAACTCTATGCTCAGCCCACGTGACGATAAAGGTCCCAATAACCGTACCCATTTcatggggggaaaaaaaaatgtttctaaGAAGCTCCAAGATATACCAGAAGCGAAGCGTAGAACAAACATCAATGATTTTCGACTTCAAATACCAGTGGATCAAGTTGATCTATCTGATGCAGAGATTTTGCACAAGGCTTATCACTTCTTTGTGATATTCAAGGATCTCTTTACAGGTCACATACTTAGCATTCAAGAATGGGAGCAAAGCAAATCGTTCTTCCTTCAAACTTCTTGGAGAAGCTCCTTCAAAATGATCGAGGTTGAACTTGGATTTATGTTTGATGTGTTGTACACCAAGGCCACCTTAGCTTATACCTATGTGGGTTTCTTCCTCCGACTGGTTTGCCTTGCTTTCACCATCAATTCATTCCTACTCTTTTTGACCCTCGAAAAGGATCAATATCCAGACATGGATATAATCACAACTTATGTATTGTTTGTCGGAGCAATTACTCTGGAGATCTATTCAgccatcaatattctaatttTCTCTGACTGGGCATTCCTCTGGCTAAGCCAAAAAAAGATCAAGATGATCCCAACAATAGTCTCTGGTGCCATGGAGAGAAGATTAACTTGTAGGAAAAGATGGCCTGCTTCAGTGGGACAATGCAGTATAATCACATGTTGCCTCAAAGATATATCATCGACAGTGATAGTGGGTGTTGTTCAGAAGCTCTTCTGCATTGACAAAGTGCTAGAGAAGCACCGATGGTATATGATTTCGAATGCATTACAACAAGATGAACTAAGAAAATTAATCTTCCAACAGCTCAAGGCAAAAGCAGAAAATATGACATTGGAAGAGAAGGATACATATCCGTTTCCATGTACAGGAGATGGTGTGCTTAGAAATAACAATTACATCTGGCATTTGATTCAGAACACTCTCGGTGAAGAAAATTTCGGCAAAAGCATACTTATCTGGCACATCGCTACAGATATTTGTTATGAGTCTAGATTTCATATCTCATCTGCTACTGAGTCGAAACGTGAATTGAGCAAGTTATTATCAGATTATATGATGTACCTTCTCCTAATGTGTCCTTTTATGTTACCTGAAGGAAATGGGATGATCAGGTTCCGAGATACTTTTGCAGAAGTTAAGGAGGTTTTCGAGAAGACAAAATCGTCAAAATTGGACAAAAGCGAAGCTTGTAAGAAGTTGCTGGAGAGTACGAAAGTGAATTTTGGATCAAACACAAGCGAATCTGTCCTATTTGAAGGATGCAGGCTCGCTGAACGTTTGAAACGGTCAAAAGAAGAGGCGAATTTGGATGTATGGGCGGAGACACTGCCTAATGTGTGGATGAAGATGGTGTGTCATGCTGCGGATAAGTGCACAGGGACTATACATGCTCAACAACTCAAAAGAGGCGGAGAACTTCTCACTCATATCTGGCTTCTCATGGCGCATCTTGGGCTTACAAGACGAGTTAGATTTACTACAGAAGGGCAGCAGCATAAACCAAATTGCCTTAAGGGCTAGGGTGCCTTATCTGTAATAGATTGTAAATCTCAATCAGGATAGTTGTAGCAATATTTGCTTTCATTTTATAGCTTTTTATTTGTGTGATGGTCatttctcttgtatttattCTTTTATTGCAGCAttaataggggtgtcaattgatcgAGCTCGGTCGGGCCTAATGGGCCTCACGGTGCTTAAAGCCTACATTGTGATCGACCTCCCGTTTGAGTATTCGGGTCGGGCTAGGTTGGGTTTTGGGCTATAATCGGGTAATATAATCGGGCCTTAACAAGGACTTAAATGGTGCAAAACCAAGCTATGAGCCTGTTTAAATATAAACGGGTTTTAAACGGTTCAGTCCATTAAAACTGAATATTTAAATTTTACAATCCACCCAGTCAAACTTATCTaatcttccttcctttcttctctattgGTGGAAATTCTATTCAAAATCTGACTTttttttgattaattaattattcaattttaaaaacTTTAAAGTTAAATTTCTGATTTCAACATAAGAGTAATGCAACATCGCTTGggacttttttttaatatacaatTTCTATTGCCCATACAATTAACAAAAATGGATTGATTTTTAAGACAATGATTAAGATACCATATTGATAAGAATGAGGGAAAAAGATGGATTATACATCGTTTGTTCTCATACACATTCTATCATTT is drawn from Telopea speciosissima isolate NSW1024214 ecotype Mountain lineage chromosome 1, Tspe_v1, whole genome shotgun sequence and contains these coding sequences:
- the LOC122653124 gene encoding uncharacterized protein LOC122653124, which translates into the protein MMHVLTDWIEKFWEEWELRAMVLLSLILQVILILLGKRRKYVSGNWLQIILWLCYMSADSLATFALSVLSWTQGQHGANESIAKAIWAPFLLLHLGSPDTITAYSLEDNELWLRHLLGLVFQVSVAFYVFLKSWVGSRFSILTLLMFVPGIIKYGEKNWALRRASNSMLSPRDDKGPNNRTHFMGGKKNVSKKLQDIPEAKRRTNINDFRLQIPVDQVDLSDAEILHKAYHFFVIFKDLFTGHILSIQEWEQSKSFFLQTSWRSSFKMIEVELGFMFDVLYTKATLAYTYVGFFLRLVCLAFTINSFLLFLTLEKDQYPDMDIITTYVLFVGAITLEIYSAINILIFSDWAFLWLSQKKIKMIPTIVSGAMERRLTCRKRWPASVGQCSIITCCLKDISSTVIVGVVQKLFCIDKVLEKHRWYMISNALQQDELRKLIFQQLKAKAENMTLEEKDTYPFPCTGDGVLRNNNYIWHLIQNTLGEENFGKSILIWHIATDICYESRFHISSATESKRELSKLLSDYMMYLLLMCPFMLPEGNGMIRFRDTFAEVKEVFEKTKSSKLDKSEACKKLLESTKVNFGSNTSESVLFEGCRLAERLKRSKEEANLDVWAETLPNVWMKMVCHAADKCTGTIHAQQLKRGGELLTHIWLLMAHLGLTRRVRFTTEGQQHKPNCLKG